The bacterium nucleotide sequence AACATCCGCTGCAGCTGCTGCTGGGCGTCGTCTCCTTGCGCCCGTGCCAGAAAGGAATGCGCGTGGTCGAGGATCTCGTTCTCGACCTCGGTGATATAAGACTCGACCTTGGCAAAGCCCGCGAACGCCTCGCGCATGTCCGCGATGAGAGGACCGATGGCCCGGCGACTCACCGTTCGATTGAGCTCTCGGATCTGATCCCGCACCTGGCGCTGCACGACCGGCTCCTGGTGCAGGGCCTGGCCGACCTTCTTCTCGAAGCGCTCGATCTCGCCGCGTAGCCTTTCCTGCTCTTTTTCCGGCAGCTCGCTGAACTGCTCGGGGCTGACGATCTCACCATCGCTCAACGGAGCGAAGGCGATACCGACCGGCGTACGCAGCAATGCGATCCCGCTGTCCGCGGCCTTCTTGGCCAGAGTCTCGATAATCTCCTGCTGCCTCTGCTCGGCGGTTTCGGTGATGCTTCTGCGCCGACCCTGGTATTCCTCGCCCTCGAACACGGCCCGGAGCACCGTCCCGACCTCAGCGATGAGACGTTCCATTTCGGACCGAAGCTCCGCGCCCTTACCCGCCGGAAGTCTGAGCAGGTGCGGTTTTTGCGCCTCCTTGAAGTTGTTGACATAGCAGCAGTCATCGGGCTTCGGCTGCTCCTTCGCCCGGGCCGAGAGATAGCGCTGAATGGCGCCGTGCTTGCCCATCCCCGGCGGGCCGAACGCGAAGACGTTGTAGCCGGCACCCTCGAGCTCGATGCCGAATTCGACCGCCGCCAGCGCGCGCGTCTGCCCGGGCGCCTCGGTCGGCGCCTCGAGCTCGGATGTCGTGTCGAAGCCAAGCTTCGATGCATCACAAGCGCGGTACAGGTCGCTCGGCGAGAGCTCCGCGACGGTTCGCATCCTTCGTCAGTCTCCGGCCGGCTCCCCAGGCCGTCCATACCCGTATAGGCGGGACCGGACCACGCCGCTGGGTAGCCTCGTTCGAGGCGACCCGGGGCGCCACACAAGACCATCGCGCCTGCTACACTCGCCGCCCCAAAAAGGGGCATGAGGAGGCTTGTTTGGCCGTCAGCGAAACCACTTCAGGACGCTTTACAGAGCTCAAACGTGAGATCAGAGAGCGGCGCGAGCGCGAGTTTCTGGCGCCGATCGCGGTCTGTTCGGCGGACAGCCGCGGCCGCGAGCAAGAGGAAGCTCCGGATCCCTACCGGACCTGCTTCGAGCGGGACCGAGACCGGATCCTCTACTCGAAACCGTTTCGCCGCCTCAAGCAAAAGGCGCAGGTCTTCATCAATCCCGAGGGCGACCATGTCGTCACCCGGTTGACGCACACCCTTCAGGTCACCCAGATCGCTCGCTCGCTGGCCGCCGCGCTGGGCCTCAACGAGACCCTGACCGAGGCTATCTGTCTCGGCCATGAAGTCGGGCACGCACCGTTCGGGCACATCGGCGAAGAGGCCCTGTCGCCGTACGTCGAAGGCGAGTGGCTCCACTCCGAACAGGGCGTACGCGTCTTCAGCGTCCTCGAGCCGATCAATCTGAGTTGGGAAGTTCTCGACGGCATCCGCGCCCATACCTGGAAAATCACACCTGGGCCCGCCACTCAGGAAGGCATGTTGATCCGCTACGCCGACCGCATCGCCTATCTGGTCCACGACATGGAGGATGCGGTGCGTGCGGGCATTCTCACTCACGCGATGCTGCCGGCAGAGAGCCGCGCGGTCTTCGGCGAACCCGGACGGCAATGGGTCTCGACCATGATCCACGCCGTCATCGACGAGTCGATTCGGCTGGGCGAGGTCGCCATAGCTCCCCGCGTGCTCGAGGCCATGAACGGCTTTCGCGCCTTCATGTTCGAGAACGTCTACCTGCGACCCGAGTCCAAGATCCAGGCCGCGAAGGCGGTGCGCATTCTCCGTGACCTCGTCGATTACTACCTCGACCATCCCGACGAGATGCCCGCGAGCTACCGCCTGCGCGAGGAGCCCCTCGTGACCCAGGTCCTCGACGTGGTCGCGGGCATGACCGACCGCTACGCCCTGCGGGTCCACGACCAGATCTTCCGGCCGGCCAGAACCGTCTAGTAGCGCGTGGACGGAAACCGTCCATCGAGGGGCTATCCCGCATACGCCCTGGCCGTACTCGTCCTGGTCTACGTCTTCAACTTTATCGACCGGCAGATCCTCTCGATCCTCGCCGAGGACATCAAGGCCGACCTGGGGCTCTCGGACGCCAGCCTGGGCTTCCTCTACGGCACGGCGTTCGCGGTCTTCTACGCCATCTTCGGCATCCCGCTCGGACGCCTGGCTGACATCTGGACTCGCAAGAAGGTGATCGCAATCGGCCTGTTCGCCTGGAGCGCGATGACGGCGCTCTCCGGCACGGCCCGGAGCCTCGCGAGCCTGGCCGCGTTTCGGATCGGCGTCGGCATCGGCGAGTCGAGTGCCAGCCCGGCGGCGTTCTCGATGCTCGGCGACTACTTCCCGCCTCGCCGGCGAGCCACGGCCGTCGCCGTCTATTCGAGCGGCGTCTTCATCGGCTCGGGCGTCGGGCTCTTTCTCGGCGGCTGGATCGTCGACTCCTGGAACAGCGCTTTCCCGACCGGCGGCCCGTTCGGCCTGGTCGGCTGGCAAGCGGCGTTCTTCGGCGTCGGCCTGCCGGGGCTCCTGATGGCGCTCTGGGTCTGGACGCTCCGCGAGCCGGCCCGCGGCGCTTCGGAGGGTCTGGCCGCCGCTGAGCTTCATCCTCATCCTTTTCGAGAGCTCTTCCGAGAGATCGCGGCCATCGTGCCGCCGTTCACCGTGCTCTCGATCGCACGCGGTGAATCGGGGCTTCGCGGCGTGGTCCGAAACCTGGCTATCGCGGGCGCCTGCGCCGCGACCGCCTGGGCGCTGACCGCTGCGACCGGGGACACCATTCAATGGGTCGCCCTGGCCATCGGTCTCTACGCTTTCTTTTCCTGGCTGCAGGGCCTCGCGCTCCGCGACCGGCCGGCGTATGTGCTCATCTACCGAAGCCGAGCCATGGTGTTCGGCATGCTCGGCTTCGGATTCCTGTCGTTCGCCGGCTATGGCCTCGGCTTCTGGTTCGCTCCCTACTTCATTCGCGTCTTCGACGCCGGCGTCGGCCAGGTGGGTATGGTCCTCGGCGTGGTGACCGCGGTGGCGGGCTGGCTGGGCGTAACGACCGGCGGCGTCTTTTCGGACTGGCTCAAGCAAAGGAATCCCCGCGCCCGGCTTCACGTGGGCATGGCAACGGCCGCCGCGGCTCTCGCCGTTGGAGTGCTTTTCCTCAACTCGGGCGAGCGCACCACCGCCTACGCCCTGGTCTTCGGCTTTCAACTGTCCTCGCCGTTTTGGATCGGATCGGCGGTGGCGCTGGCCAACGAAATCGTCCTGCCGCGCATGCGCGCCTCGGCCTCCGCCTTTTACCTCCTGGCGGTCACTTTCGTCGGACTGGCTCTCGGCCCGTACGCGATCGGCAAGCTGAGCGACCGCTTCGTGAGCGCCGGCGCGCCAAGTGCCGAGGCACTTCAGCGCGCCCTCATGGTCTCGCTGGCGGCCTACATCCTGGCTTTTGTCCTGCTTTGGATCGCCAGCCGCTTCGTAGAGCGCGAAGAGGGCGACCGCGTCGAGCGCGCCCGGGCGGCGGGCGAGGCCTAGCCCCCGTCCGTTTTTGTAGCGGTCGAACTCCGTGTCGACCGTCTTGGTTGTGGCAGTCGAGCTCCGACGAGTCTCTCGGTAGCTCCAGCCGACAGTAGGCCGCCGGTGCTGCCTCTCCGCGAGCCATCAGCCGATGGCGAGGCTCGCTCCGAGGCGCACGCGGCCGGCCTCTCAGTCGACCGGGAACGTAGCGATCGTCCTGTTACCTATCTGTCCGAGCCCTACACACGGAGCTCGACCGCCAGGGGCCACGTTGACATCGTTTTGGGGTATCTCCAGCCCGCCGCCCAGACGAGAGCTTGACCCGCTCGCTCCCAGGTGTATACTGTATTAGTACAGTGACACACCAATGATCGAAATAGACCCTAGAGACGCTCGACCCATTTGGCGCCAAATCGAGCAGGGGCTGCGCGACCTGATTCGGAGGGGACGGCTCGAACCGGGCGTTGCCGTTCCGTCGGTCCGCGAACTTGCCAGGTCACAGCGGGTGAACCCGGCGACGGTCTCCAAGGCCTACCGCAGCCTGACCGACGCCGGCTATCTCGAGGTGCGTCGTGGAGAGGGAACGTTCGTGGCAGTCACCGCACCGCGCCTGGACAGCCGCCGTCGTCGAGAGATCCTGCGGTCCGAAGCGGCTCGTCTCATCGAGTTCGCCATGGGCCTGGATGTGAGTGCTGATGAGCTCTCCAGTGTGCTCGACGAGATCTGGTCCGAGCACCTGGAGGGTGCCACGAGTTTGCGGGAGAGGAAGCATGCCCGAATCCGACTGTGACCTCCATCTCCAGAACGTCTCTATTGCCTACGGGAGAAGCCCCGTTCTGGAAGATGTCACCTTCCAAGTTCGGCGTGGCACTACCTACGCGCTGCTGGGTCGAAACGGCACCGGCAAGTCGTCGCTCATTCGGAGTCTTCTCGGCCATAGACCCGCGCGCGCCGGAAAGATTCGGCTACTCGGCGAAGACCCCTGGAAGAAGCGCAAGTCCTTGATGAACGAGATCGGCGTTGTCCCCGAGACGCCCGATGCGCCGCCGAGAATGAGGGTCGCGCAACTCCTGCGCTTCTGCCGGCGTCTCTACCCTCGGTGGTCCCAGGCAGAAACCAAAGCTCGACTCGAGCGTTTTTCGATTCCACTCGACGTGCCTTTCGGAAAGCTCTCGCGCGGCCAGAAGACCCAGGTGCACCTGGCCCTGGCTCTGGGGCACCAACCCGAGATCTTGATTCTGGACGACCCCACACTCGGTCTCGACGCGGTCGCCCGCAAATCGCTGTTCGAGGAGTTGGTTGACGAAATGGCCGAGCACAAGCCAACGGTCCTCATCGCTACTCATGACCTGCTCGGAGTCGAGAGGATCGCGGAACGCGTTGGCATCCTTCACGAGGGCCGGCTGGTCATGGACGAGGACATCGACGCCCTCAAGCGGGGCTTCAGAAAGCTGATGTTCTCCAACAAGGTCGATCCGGCAGTCGTGTCGCGCGAGGTCGAGGCCCTTCAGCCGATCGCCGTCGAAACCAACAGTTGGGGCACCGAGGCCATTGTCGCGCTGGAGCCAGCCGGTACGGCGACCGAGCTGTTCGGCACTCCGGCCGGAGCGCTCTCCGTCGAAGAGATCTTCGTCGCAGTCACCGGCTCGGGAGGTCCGGCATGAGAGCCTTCACGGCCGTCTTCATCCGCGAGATCGGCGAACATCGCCTGGTCTTCTTGATCGCCGGATTCCTGGCGCTGATTTCTCTCCTGGCACCCCTCCTCTCCACCACGAACGACTCTGCAAGAGACGTCCGCGAGGCAACCGCGATGGCGCTAGCACTCAGCTACGCTTTGATCCTCGCGGTTGTCCTCGGCGCAACCGGCATCGCGTCGGAGCTCGCCGCGGGGCGGCAGAGCTTCTTCTTTTCGCGACCCATCGGCGCAGGGACGCTGCTGAGCGCCAAGCTCGCCGCCGCTCTTGTCCTCGTAGCCGGTGGCGGCCTCCTGGCCGCGACGCCGGCGACACCTCGACTGGCCGAGCTCGCTTCGGACTGGGGAGGAGTGGGACTCGGCACCGGACGCGGTTTTGGAGCTACTGAAGCAACGTTGGTCGCTGCCTTCGCGATTGGGGCGCTCCTGCTGGTTCTGGGGTCCGCCCACTACTTGTCTCTTGCGCTCAGGGCTCGCGATGCCTGGCTGGCCGTGGATCTCGCTTGGCTCGCCATCCTCGCCGCCCTCGGATTCTGGTCTCATTCGCAACTGGAGTCCGCTTTTGCCTCTTCCCTCTGGAAGTGGATCCTCGGCCTCTGCCTGTTGCTCTTGATACCGGCCGTCCTGGTTTCGTGGTTGCTCCAGATAGCTCGCGGCCGCACAGATCTCGCGCGCAGCCATCGCTGGATGTCGGCAGTGCTGGGCTGCCTTTCTCTCACGATCGGTTCTTGGCTGGCGATCTCGGCCTATCGCGCTTCCCATCCTGAACCAACCGACGTCTGGGCACTCGACCATGTCCAAAGCGGCATTGGACAATGGCTGTACCTCAAAGGAGCGACGAGCTGGTCCTTCAAGTACCAACCCTCGTTCTTCTGGAATACCGCCACGAGCGACTTCATCCGCTTGAACTCAGCGCAATCAGTGACCCTCACCAAGGACGGCAGCAAAGCTCTCTGGCTCGCTCGCTCGGACCCCAGAGCCATGACCAGCGATCTCTACTCGATGGATCTGACCGCTCCAGAGCCACTGCGGGTGAAGAGCCCTGTCTCGATACCGGTTCCACGCATTGGAAGGAGGTTCCTGTCCGTCTCGCCGACCGGCAGCCTCGTGGCCGTCTGCCCTCATGGCCAGCAGTTGAGGGTCATCGATGTGGGTTCGGGAGTGCAGGTTCTGGCCCAGAAGCTTGAAAGAGGCCTTCTCCGCGGCGCCGTGTTTCGTGACTCCCAGACATTGCAATTGCTTCGTCAGCAAATGCTGATCGCGGAGCCCGACCTGGACGGGCATGTAGGTGCCAACGAACAGGTCTTCCTGGTCGACACGATTGACATCCAAACCGGCAACACGCGCTCCACTGTCACCGAGCCGCTGGCGCAGCACGCCCGGTCCCGCTGGTTTCCACAGGGTCAAACATTGATCTCGGGTCCGGCTCTAGTCGATCTCGCAACCGGTAAAGTGCTCGTCGACTTCAACTCCGACACATCGGATGAATGGAACACCCTGGACTACAGGTTTCTCTCTGACGGACGGATCATCGGTTACGACCAGTCCGGCGAGAACGCCACACTTCGTCTGTATGATCGTAGCGGCAAGAGCCTGCGCCGATTCGAGCTCGGACGAACTGGATACGTCTGGATCGGCGGACAAGCGAGCCGCGACGAACTATTCATCACGATCCACACGGGAGACCGGACGAAAGGCCGCCGTCACCAATCTCGGTCTTCGTGGGCCAGCCGGGTCCTCGATCTGAAGGACGGTTCGATCCGAGACCTGGGTTTCTTCTATTCGATGTCGAAGCCGGAAGACCCGCCTGGAGCCCGATCGACCTCTCTGTTCAGCGATGCGAACGACAGCTTGTACGAACGCGAAAGGGACGGCTCGTACAGACAGCTGACCCGAGGCCGGCGAGTCCGGGGGGGCCGTCCCGGGATGGGGCTGCTGCCTGACATATCGTTTTAGCCCGCTGTTTGAATGCGCGCGGACCGCTTCTGCCAGCGCGCCCGGGCCTTGGCGCGCTCCTCTTCGCGATTGCGTCGCGGCGAGGTGGTTTCGAGGCCGTCGACCAAGCGCTGGGTGGCCGCGGCGACTTCGTCGACCGCCCGATCGAAGGTAGCCTCGTTGGCCCTGGACGGCGCGCGCATGCCGCTGATCTTGCGCACGTACTGGAGCGCCGCGTCGCGCAGCTCCTCGTCAGTGGCTGCTGGATCGAAATTGAAAAGGGAACGGATGTTTCGGCACATGGCGGCCTCCCGGAAGATTCCCGCGAGATCCTAGCAGCCGGTGTCGGAGCTCAGTGGCCGGCGCTAGCCGTGACCGCGCCAGCTTTGGAGAATCTGCATGTAGTTTGCTCGCTCGAACGCCGCGGGATCCGGAGAGTGCTCCAGGTTCATGCTGCCGCGCATCTGGTTGAGCGATTCGTACTCATGCTCCACCAGCCAGTTCTCGAACTGGGTTCGGATCTCCGCCAGCCGCCCAGGGCCGTTCTTGAGCAACGCCGACACCATCTGAACCCCGTGAGCACCGCACATGACGGCCTTGACCGCGTCGACCCCGGTGTGGACACCTCCCGAAACCGCCAGTGAGCATCGCAGCTGGCTCGAGAGAACCGCGAGCCAACGCAAACGCAGCAAAAGCGTGGTCGGGCTCGACAGGTTCAGGCTGCGCACCACGTCGAGCTCCTCGACGTCGATATCGGCCTGGTAGAAGCGGTTGAAGAGAATCAGCCCCTCGGCGCCGGCGCTCTCCAGACGCCCCGCGAAGCTCGGCAGAGCCGTGTAGTACGGCGACAGCTTGACCGCCAGCGGAATACCGATCCGGGCTTTGAGCTCGTAGACCATCTGCACGCTCGAGTCCTCGACATCGACCACGGTCTCGTCGACCGAGGTCACCAGCTCGTAGAGGTTCAGCTCGAGCGCCGAGGCACCGGCCTCCTCGATCAACTCCGCGTAGTCGAGCCAGCGACCGCCGTGGGTTCCGTTGAGTGACGCCACGACCGGAACGTCGACCGCGTCGCGAATCAGGCGAATCTGCTCCAGATACTCCTCGGGTCCGAGCGCAAACTCGGTCGGCGCCGGCAGATAGCTCAGCGCCTCGGCAAACGAATAGGCCGGCGAATCCAGAAAGTCCGCAGTTGCGACCTGTTCCTGGTCGATCTGTTCTTCGAACAACGATCGCACGGTGATCGCGGACGCCCCGGCGTCTTCGAGCTGCTTGACGGTATCGAGATCGTCCGCGAGCGGCGACGCGCCCGTCATGAAGGGATTCGCCAGCTCGAGGCCCAGATAGTCGGTGGTCAGATCCATTCTCGTGCTCTCCTCAATTCGATGCGGTCGAAGCCGTCGAAGCGGCTTCTTGCTCCGCATCGGCCTCGCTCTGCGGTACCGAAACCTCCGCGAGCTGCTGGTAGATCGCATAGCGGCGCTCGGCCTGTCGTTGGCTCTCTGCCAGGAATTCCCGGTAGCGGGCCGGATCGAGCTTCTCCACCATCCGAAAACGGGTCTCGAGCGGAAGAATGTCTCGAACCTGGCGGCGCGGAGCCCTGGAATCGAGCTTGAGCGGCGGCAGGCCTTCGGTCGCACGCCTCGGGTCGTACCGGTAGAGCGGCCAGATCCCGGTGTCGACCAGCATCTTCTGGTGCTCGACCCCGTGAGCGAGGTCGTAGCCATGAGCGATGCAGGGGCTGTAGGCGATCACCAGCGAGGGGCCGGGATAGGCCTCGGCCTCGCGCAGCGCCTTGACGGCGTGGTTCATGTCCGCGCCGAACGCGATCGAAGCGACATAGACATGACCGTAGCTCATCTGCTCGAGCCCCAGGTCCTTCTTGGCGATCTCCTTGCCCGCCACGGCAAACTTCGCGGCTGCGCCCAGTGGCGTCGCCTTCGACGCCTGACCGCCTGTGTTCGAGTACACCTCGGTGTCCATCACCAGCACGTTGACGTTGCGCCGGAGCGACAGGACGTGATCGAGGCCGCCGTAGCCGATGTCGTAAGCCCAGCCGTCTCCGCCCAGCAGCCAGACACTCTTGGGCACCAGGTAATCGCAGACCTCTCGAAGCCTGGCGGCATCTTGGTTATCAGTGCCAGCAGTGCCAGCAGTGCCAGCAGCGCCAGCAGCGCCGGCCAGCTCGTCGAGCTTGGTCTTCAAGCGCTCGACCCGGCGGCGCTGCTCGGCGAACGCGGCCTCGTCATCCGGCTCGGCCGCCAAGATCTCTTTGACCAGACCCTGGCCGACGCGCCCTTCGAGGCCGGCGAGCAGTGAGCGTGCCTGCCCCGAGAGATGATCCACGGCCAGCCTGAAGCCGAGCCCGAACTCGGCGTTGTCTTCGAAGAGCGAGTTCGACCAGGCCGGACCACGCCCGTTCCGGTCCTTGGTAAACGGCGTCGTCGGCAGGTTGCCGCCGTAGATCGAGGAGCACCCGGTGGCATTGGCGATCAACAGCCGGTCGCCGAAGAGCTGGGTCATGAGCTTGACGTAGGGAGTCTCTCCGCAGCCGGCACAGGCTCCCGAGTACTCGAACAGCGGCTCGAGGAACTGCGAGCCCTTGGCGTCCAGGCGCTGCACCAGGGCTCGATCGATATCAGGAATGTCCAGGAAGTACCTGTAGTTCTCGCGTTCCCGGTCGCGTATCGGCCGCTGTTCCTCCATGTTGATCGCCTTGCGCTTCGGGCTGGCCTTGTCCTTCGCCGGGCAGACCTCGACGCACAGGTGGCAGCCGGTGCAATCCTCGGGCGCGACCTGCAGCGAGTACTGAAGGCCCTTGAATTCCTTCGCCTTGTAGGGCACCGATTGGAAGCTATCCGGCGCGGACGAGCCCTTGTCTCCGATACCTCCGTTGCCCCCGTTGCCGCTAGCCGCCTCGAAAACCTTCGAGCGAATGGCCGCATGGGGACAGACCAGGACGCAGTGGTTGCACTGGATACAGATCTTCGGGTCCCAGATCGGTATCTCCTGGGCGATATTGCGCTTCTCCCACTGGGTGGTGCCGGTTTGCCAGGTTCCGTCGACCGGAAAGGCGCTCACCGGCAGCAGGTCGCCCTTGCCGGCCAGCATGACCGAGGTCACCTTCTGAACAAAATCCGGCGCCTCGGTGGCAACGATCGGCGGCCGGCCTCTCTTCGCCGTCGCCTGCGGCGGGACCTCCACCGGGTACAGTCTCGTGACCGCGGCGTCGACAGCCCGGAAGTTCTTCTCGACCAGCACCGGACCGCGCTTGCCGTAGCTCTTCTCCAGCGCCTTCTTCACCTCCGCCAGCGCTTCGTCGCGAGGCAGGATGTCGGTCAACGCGAAGAAGCAGGCCTGCATGATGGTGTTGACGCGTCCCCCCAAACCCAGCTCGCGAGCCAGCCCGTAGGCATCGATCACCCAGAAGACCAGGTCTTTCTCGATGATGGTTTCCTGGACCTCCCTCGGTAGCCAGTCCCAGACCTGATCGGCCGCGTGCGGCGAGTTCAACAGGAAGGTCGCACCGTGACTCGCTCGCTCGAGAACGTCGAAGCGCTCGAGGAAGTCGAACTGATGGCAGGCGACGAACTGGGCCTGGCGCACCAGGTAGGCCGAACGGATCGGGAGGTCGCCGAAGCGCAGGTGGGAGACCGTGATCGCGCCGGCTTTCTTCGAGTCGTAGACGAAGTAGCCCTGGACGTGCTTATCGGTGTTCTCGCCAATGATCTTGATCGAGTTCTTGTTGGCGCTCACCGTGCCGTCCGAACCGAGTCCGAAGAAAATCGCTCGGACACTCTTCTCGTCCGCCGGCACGTCGCCCTCTTGGGACACTTCCAGCGAGGTCTGCGTCACGTCGTCGACGATCCCGACCGTGAAGTGGTTGCGGGGACTCGGCGCCGCCAGCTCGCGAAGAACGCTCTCGACGCAGGCCGGATCGAACTCCTTGGACGAAAGGCCATAGCGGCCGGCCACGATCGAAGGAGACTCGGACCAGGGCGCGACACCTTGATTCTCGGCTTCACGCGTGGCCGCAATGACGTCGAGGTAGAGCGGATCACCCACCGCACCCGGCTCCTTGGTCCGGTCGAGGACGGCCAGGCTGCGAACCGTTGCCGGCAGCGCTCGGGCGAAGGCCTCGACGTCGAAGGGCCTGTAGAGCCGCACCTTGAGCACGCCGACTTTCTCGCCCGCGCCGGCGAGTCGCGCCATCGTCTCGTGCGCGGTCTCGGCTCCGGATCCCATCAGCACCAAGACCCGCTCGGCCTCCGGATGACCGGCGTACTCGAAGAGGTCGTACTGCCGACCCGTGAGCTCGGCGAACCGGGCCATGGTCGACCGGACAATACCGGGGCAGGCGTCGTAGAAGCCGTTGCAGGCCTCTCGCGCTTGAAAGAAGGCATCGGGATTCTGGGCGGTGCCCCGCAGGACCGGACTGTCCGGAGTGAGTGCTCGGGCCCGATGAGCTTCGACCCAGCGCAAGTCGATCATCTCGCGCAGGACGGCATCCGACAGCTCCGCGATCTTCTGAATCTCGTGCGAGGTCCTGAAGCCGTCGAAGAAGTGCAGGAACGGAACCCGCGATTCGAGCGTCGCCGCCTGGGCGATCGCGGCCATGTCGTGGGCTTCCTGCACCGAACCCGAAACCAGAAAGGCGAAGCCCGTTTGACGGGCGGCCATGACGTCCGAATGGTCACAGAAGATCGACAGCGCATGCGTCGCGAGCGTGCGCGCCGCCACGTGCAGCACGAAAGGCGTCAGCTCACCGGCGATCTTGTACATGTTCGGGATCTTGAGCAGCAGCCCCTGCGACGCGGTGAAGCTGGTGCCCAGCGAGCCGGCCTGAATGGCTCCGTGGACGGCTCCCGCCGCTCCTCCCTCGGACTGCATCTCGACGACATCCGGCACCTGACCCCAGACGTTCTGCCGTTTCTCGACCGACCACGCATCGGCCAGCTCGCCCATCGGAGAGGCCGGTGTAATCGGGTAGATCGCGATTACTTCGTTGGTTCGATAGGCGACCGAGGCGGCGGCCTCGTTGCCATCGATGGTAGTCATACTCGGTTTGTTCATGGTCATCGCCTCGCCTATACGGTTCCGCTGGCATCGTAGAAGGGGCGGTGGCCCGTCACCACACCTGGCGGGACAGTCGCCGCCCCACCCCCGGGTGGGGGCTCGAGCCCAGTTCGCTGAGACCCAGCGCGCGGCGCCGAGAGAGGCCGCGCGTCAGGCGTTCGTTTGTGAGTCCGGCCGGCGCAGCTGGCGCCGTACCTGCCGGAAGCTGACCAGCCGGCCGTTGACCTCGTCCCAGAGGTGCAGCCTCGCGCTGCGGATACTGGACCACAGGGTCAAGCGGGTCACGTGGTGCAGCTCCGGCACCTCGGTGAAGCACTTCTTGAGCCGGTAGTTGGGAATCGCCGCAGCCAGATGATGGACGTGGTGGAAGCCGATGTTGCCGGTGAACCAATGCAGGAACGCCGGCAGGTCATAGAGGGAGCTGCCCTCGATCCCAGCGCGATGGAAGTCC carries:
- the nifJ gene encoding pyruvate:ferredoxin (flavodoxin) oxidoreductase, which gives rise to MNKPSMTTIDGNEAAASVAYRTNEVIAIYPITPASPMGELADAWSVEKRQNVWGQVPDVVEMQSEGGAAGAVHGAIQAGSLGTSFTASQGLLLKIPNMYKIAGELTPFVLHVAARTLATHALSIFCDHSDVMAARQTGFAFLVSGSVQEAHDMAAIAQAATLESRVPFLHFFDGFRTSHEIQKIAELSDAVLREMIDLRWVEAHRARALTPDSPVLRGTAQNPDAFFQAREACNGFYDACPGIVRSTMARFAELTGRQYDLFEYAGHPEAERVLVLMGSGAETAHETMARLAGAGEKVGVLKVRLYRPFDVEAFARALPATVRSLAVLDRTKEPGAVGDPLYLDVIAATREAENQGVAPWSESPSIVAGRYGLSSKEFDPACVESVLRELAAPSPRNHFTVGIVDDVTQTSLEVSQEGDVPADEKSVRAIFFGLGSDGTVSANKNSIKIIGENTDKHVQGYFVYDSKKAGAITVSHLRFGDLPIRSAYLVRQAQFVACHQFDFLERFDVLERASHGATFLLNSPHAADQVWDWLPREVQETIIEKDLVFWVIDAYGLARELGLGGRVNTIMQACFFALTDILPRDEALAEVKKALEKSYGKRGPVLVEKNFRAVDAAVTRLYPVEVPPQATAKRGRPPIVATEAPDFVQKVTSVMLAGKGDLLPVSAFPVDGTWQTGTTQWEKRNIAQEIPIWDPKICIQCNHCVLVCPHAAIRSKVFEAASGNGGNGGIGDKGSSAPDSFQSVPYKAKEFKGLQYSLQVAPEDCTGCHLCVEVCPAKDKASPKRKAINMEEQRPIRDRERENYRYFLDIPDIDRALVQRLDAKGSQFLEPLFEYSGACAGCGETPYVKLMTQLFGDRLLIANATGCSSIYGGNLPTTPFTKDRNGRGPAWSNSLFEDNAEFGLGFRLAVDHLSGQARSLLAGLEGRVGQGLVKEILAAEPDDEAAFAEQRRRVERLKTKLDELAGAAGAAGTAGTAGTDNQDAARLREVCDYLVPKSVWLLGGDGWAYDIGYGGLDHVLSLRRNVNVLVMDTEVYSNTGGQASKATPLGAAAKFAVAGKEIAKKDLGLEQMSYGHVYVASIAFGADMNHAVKALREAEAYPGPSLVIAYSPCIAHGYDLAHGVEHQKMLVDTGIWPLYRYDPRRATEGLPPLKLDSRAPRRQVRDILPLETRFRMVEKLDPARYREFLAESQRQAERRYAIYQQLAEVSVPQSEADAEQEAASTASTASN